TCGTTTTCGTGGCCGGTCTGGCGTGGTTCTGGGTGTCCACGGCCAAGCTGATCCCCTTCTACACCATGGACGCGGGCGTGGGGGCCTCGGCCGGGGCCTTCGCCTGGATCGGCGGAGCCTCGGTGCTGGGCAAGATCTGGTGGGTGCTCACCCATCCCTTTTCCGTGCTGGGCCAGGTGTTCGGCGACCCCGGAAAGCTCAAGTACCTGCTGGCGCTCTTCGGCTCCCTGGCCTTCGTGCCGCTGCTCTCGCCCGGGCCGCTGGTGGTCGCGGCTCCGGTGCTGGCGTTGTCGCTGCTCTCCGAACGGCCGGACTACTATTCCTTCGCCAACCACTACACAGCCGGGCTGGTGGCGCCCTTCCTGGCGGCCTTCGCCCAGGGCCTGCCCGTGGCCGTGGAGATGATCCACTCCCGCCGGGCGCGCCTGGACCGCTGGGCCGGAATCCTGCTTCTGGTGCTCCTGGCCGGGCACATGGCCCTTGCGCCGTCGCCGCTTTCGGTGCGCTTCTGGCGCGCGGGGGGCTTCTCGGGCTACTGGCCCGACGCCCGCGACACGCGCATCATCCGCACCCTGGAGCAGACCATCCCCGACGACCCCGCGGTGACCGTGATCACCCAGAACAGCCTCAACTGGGGCAAGGTGGTCTCGCGTTACTTCTCCAACAGCTTCCCCATGGCCGTCTTCGAGCCCCACCGCGCCCAGAACCCGGGCGCGGCCACACTGCGCGATTTCCGCCACTTCGTGCTCACCGGCGAGAAGCCGGACTTCCCCGTGACGCAAAGCCTGGCCCAGTACGTGGTCCTGGACCTCAAGCGCCCCTGGTACGTGGTGGACAAGGGCTGCGACTGGGACGGCGCAGCCTGCCGCGATCAGGAAGTGGCCGCCCGCTTCCGCGACGACCTGGAGCGCGCGCGCCAGGATTTCGACACCCTCGTGGACGACGACGGCTTCCTGATCCTCAAGCGGAGGACCCCATGAGCCCCCTGGACAGGCCGCCTGCCTCACGGGTCCGGGGTCTCTTGCCTGCCCGGGGCCGTGTTCCGGCCTGTTTCCCGGGTCGGGCGCTGGCCTGCGTGCTGGCCTGGGCGCTCCTGCTGGCGTGCGCGCCCGCGCGTGCGGCCGAGTCCGCCGGGGCCGCGCTCGCGCTGCCCGCCACGCTCTGGCCCGGAGACGCCACCCCGGTCGCCGGGGAACTCTTCGCCCGCGCCGCGCTGCGCAAGGTGAAGTACGCCCGCGTGCTGGCCCAGAAGACCCTGCCGGTACCCCCGGACGCCACGGCGGCTGCCGCGCCCGGCCAGGGCCGACCCGCGCCGCCCGCCTCGGGCGCGTCCCGGGCCTCCGCGCCGGAAGCCTCGCGGGCCGGGGAGGCCCCCCGCCTGGCCCGGCTGGCCGGTCCCGGAGACGGGCTCGCCCTCGCGGACTACAACGAGGCCCGCCTGGACTACCTCTTCGACTCCGCCCGCCCCGCCTGCCTGGGCTTCGCCGCCGTGCTGGAGGGCAGGGACGGCCGCGCCGTGTTCGTCTCCGACCCCCTGGAGACCGTGGACCGCCTGGACCCCGAATGGGTGGACTCCCCCGCCCGCGAAGGCGCGGACGTGGCTCAGGCCCCCTGGGCGTCCAAGGGCCTGCGCTACCAGCTCTCCCGCTGGCTGGACCGCGCTCCCGACGACACCTGGCGCTACTCCCAGGACGGCCCTTCCACCTTTCTGCAGCGCCGCTTCGCACGCGACCTCACCGGCGTGGGGGCCGTGGACGTGGTGCTCTCTCGCGGCCAGCAGGTGCAGGTGAACCTCGTGGTCTCCCTGGACCCCGAGGGCAAGGGCCGCACCGTGCTGGACTGGTACGCCCTGCCCAAGCGCACCTTCGAGCTGGGCGACGGCCGCTCGGTGCTGCGTCTTTACGTGGGCCGCCACCTGCGCGCCATGGCCCCGGGGACGAAAAGCGTGCGCCTCAAGGAGCTCGCGCTCATGTTCTTCCGGGAGGACCAGGAGCGCGTGGTGGCCGCGCGCAACGTGGAGAAGATTCTCTTCGTGCCCTCGGGGCTGCCCCCGGAGCTCACGCGCGACGGCCTGCCCAGGGACCTGCCCGCGCGCGCCCGCGAAGTGTTCGCCGGCCGGGGCGAGCTGGCCGCCAACCTCTCCGTGCTGGGCGAGGCCCCCTGGAAGGACATGGCCCCGGCCTCCCTGAACGTGGTCTGGTCGCCCCAGGCCCCCGAGTCGTCCTTCGAGCTGGAGCTGGAGGGCGCGCGCCTGGCCCGGGTGGCCCCCCGGCGCGACGTGCCGGCCCTGCTGGCCGCCACGGTGGAGCGCTGCGCCAGCTTCGGGGCCGACTGCGACATGGACCGCCCAGACGGCTTCGTGGACCAGGACCCCCTCTGGTCCGTGGATTTCGCCTCCCTGGGCGAGCCCGGGGGCCGGGCTCGCCCGGGGGTGCACCCGGCGTTCGCGTCGGAGCTGCTCAAGGCCGGGCCGCGCGCTCGCTTCGCCTCCGAGCCCGACGGCCTGGGCGTCACCTGCCGGGAAGGGCTCTCCCTGGAGACCGGGGCGGCCTTCACCCCCGCGCCCGGCGACGTGGTGAGCCTCTGGCTGGAGCTGGGCGTGCGTCGCCAGGGCCTGGGGGCCGTGCGCCTGGAGGCCTGGGGCGCGGGCGAGGAGGTGGCCGTGGCCGTGAAGCCGGGCCTGCCCGCCGTGCTGCCCAGGCTCCCGGCCCGGGTGGAGGGCGTGCGCGTGCGCTTCGAGGCCCTGGGCAAAGGCGAGATGACCGTGACCCTGGGGCGCGCGGTGCTCCAGCGCTCCCGTGCCGACGCCCCCCGGCGCGGTCTCTACGAGGCCCGCTACCTCTTTCCCGAAACCCGCGAGGCGCGCGCCACGCGCCAAGGCCCCCGCGCCCTTGCCTTCGCGCCTTCGCAGCTGCCCCCGGGCGCGCGCTGGCTCGCGGCCGATCTTTCCACCGAGGCCTGGACCGTGGACGACCCCGCCCCCGTGCTCGTGCTGCGCGGCGCGGGCCGGGAATTGCGCACGCCGCTGCCCGCCTCCGGGGCGCGCATGGCCATGCTGCTCCCCCAGTTGCCGGAAGGCGCGAGCCTGAGCCTGGAGCTGGAAGGCGGCCGCCCGGGCGCGGCGCTGGAGTGCTCCCGGGCCGTGGCCTCCGGCGAGCGGCTGGCCACGTGGCCCCAGGTGCTGGGCGCGGAGTCTTTGCTCCAGGCCGGTGGCGCGGCGCGCTCCCTGCGGGGCCTGGACGCCCGGGGCGCGGCGGCCATGGCCGCCAGCGCCCGCTGGATGCCCCTGGGCGCGCTGGAGCTGCCCCCGGGACAGGGTGCGGTGTCCTTCCCCAGGAATCCCTGGCTGGAGGTGGAAGCCCTGCTCCTGGACCGTCTGGACGCCCCGGCGCTGGACTCCCTGGCGCGCGCGCCGGGAGAGGGCGGGGCGGCTGCCCCGCGCGGATCGGGACGCCTCGTGGCGGGTCTGACCGTGCTGGGCGTGCTTGGTCTCTGCTGGCTGGGGCTTCGCGGGGGGCGCGGGGCGCGCCTTGCCGGGGCGCTCGCCGGGTGGCTGGACGCCGTGCCCGAGGCGGGCGCGCGGCGCGCGCCGGGCTGGCTCTGGCCTTCCGTGATGGCCTGCTCCCTTGCGGCCGGGCTCTTCCTGGGAGCTGCCGAGGCGCGGCATGCGGCCATGGCGGGTTCGCTGGCGGCGGTCCCCGCGTGGCGCGGTTTGCGGGCAAGGATGGGCCGGAAGTGGCCCAAGGTTGCCAAGAGGGCGTCGCTCCATTACTGTTGCGGGTTCGCGGCCGCCGTGTGCCTGGCGGCCCTGCTGCGCCTCGTCGGCCTGGCCCCTCTCTCGGAGTTCGCCGGGCTGTGCGGCATGTGGCTTGTCCTCGCGGCCTGGGCCACCCGGTCCAGGCCGGACCTCCTCACCATTCCCGGGAGCGACGCGTGAAGCGTTTCCTCAAGCAGAATTTTATCATCCTCGTGCTCATGAACTCGGGGAACATCTTCAACTATCTCTTTCAGCTGACGGCCGGGCGCTCCATGACGCCCGACGAATACGGCAGCTTCAACGCCCTCAACTCCTCCACCGTGATCCTCTCCGCGCCCCTGGGCGTGGTGCCCCTGATCATGGCCCGTTTCACGGCGGGCTTCGCCCTGGAGGGCATGGGCCGCGTACGCGGGCTCTTCGGCAAGGCCGTCAAGGTGTCGCTCGTGGCGGCGTGTCTGGCCCTGGCGGCGGGCTTCGCTTTCGGCCACCTGCTGCGCGACTTCCTGCACCTCACGGACATGCTGCCCGTGTACATCCTCACGTGCATGGTGGCCCTCTCCCTGGTGGCCCCGGTGCCCTGGGGCATGCTCCAGGGGCTCCAGCGCTTCACCGGGTACGGGCTCTCCGGCGCGAGCAACGCCTGCATGCGTTTCGTGGTCAGTCTCGTCTTTCTGGTCTGGCTGGGTCAGGGCGTCTCCGGGGCCATGTTCTGCGGCCTGGTGGGCATGTTCTTCCAGGCGGGCCTGGCGTTTCTCTTTCTCAAGGACCTCTATCCCGTCGCCCCCGAGCCCCTGCCGGACGGCTTCCACCGCGAGGTGGGGCGCTACGCCCTGGCCATGGTGGTCTCCTCGGTGGTGACCATGTGCCTGAACAACCTGGACCTCGTGCTGGTGCGCCACTTCTGCCCCGGCGAGGAGGCCGGGCTCTACGCCACGGCGGCCATCCTGGGGCGCATCGCCTTTTACGGCCCCTCGGTGCTTCTGAGCGTGCTCTTCACCGAGGCGGTCACCTCCAAGGCCAGCGGCGAGTCAGGCCGCAAGAGCCTCTGGATGTCGCTGGGGCTCACGGTGCTCCTGGGCGGCGGGTTCGCCCTGGTGTGCGGCGTGGCCTCGGAGACGGTGGTGGGGGTGCTCTTCGGAGCGCAGTACACCCAGGCCGGGCCGCTCCTGGCCGTGATCAGCGCGGCCATGGCCCTGCTGGCGGCCGCCAACGTGCTTTTCGTCTACTCCCAGGCCAGGGGCGACTTCGAGTTCATGTGGGTGCAGGGGACGGGGGTGGCGCTGTTCGCCCTGCTGGCGTGGCTCAACCACGCCACGGCCATGGACGTGGCCCGCATGCTCCTGTATTCCGTGAGCTTTATCCTGGTGGCCACAACGGCGTGGTTTTTGCTAACCTCGCGCAGGAAGGACCATCCCCAAGGAGGGCACGCATGAAAAGCGCCGCCGCAGGATTCTACCACTCGCTCTGTCAGCTGACCCGCGACATCACCTACCGCGCGGGCGACGCGGTCTGCGGACTGCCCGACGGCGTGGCCGCCGCCGCCGAAATCCTCCACGGCCAGACGGCCACGGGCCGCAAGCTCATGTTCGTGGGCAACGGGGCCTCGGCCGCCATCTCCTCCCACATGGCCACGGACTTCTGGAAGACCGGCGGCATGCGCGCCGTGGCCTTCAACGACAGCTCCGGGCTCACCTGCATCGGCAACGACTACGGCTACGCCCACCTCTTCGAGAAGCCCGTGGAAATGTTCGCGGATCCGGGCGACGTGCTGGTGGCCATCAGCTCCTCGGGGCGCTCGGAGAACATCCTGCGCGCCGTGTCCGCAGCGCGCTCGCGCCAGTGCCTGGTGCTCACCCTTTCGGGTTTCGACCCGGAAAACCCGCTGGCCTCACTGGGAGACGGCAACTTCCACGTGCCCGTGAACTCCTACGGCCTGGTGGAGGTGCTGCACCATTCCATCTGCCACTGCCTGCTCGATTCCATCGTGGCCACGCGCAGAGGGTAGCTGCCCGCTCGTGTCGCGATTTTGAAAAACATGATGATGTTTTTCAAAATGAAAACGTTGGTTTCAACTGCCTGTATTGGCAATCCGCGGGGACGGACTTTGAGGACGTAACGCTAGGGGAAGAGCGTGCGGCAGTAGCGCTGGCACCAGTCCGCTCCGGACCGATA
The genomic region above belongs to Fundidesulfovibrio magnetotacticus and contains:
- a CDS encoding DUF2079 domain-containing protein; translation: MHSRLGIIPEENPRWPWTMGIVLFGLLTALACMRYLALRSTVFDLGVFVCNLTAMSQGGEWWRALNGHIQPVLWGYSWLIRPLPDWLQPLGLMVAQAFMLSLPLPAIASRYGVFPALAYFGFFAVWHNGLFDFHPDHLAVPIGFWFFFMVRAGRPWAAALAALCLCLIKETFAIQAAACGLYLVGCRRGGAAGAFVFVAGLAWFWVSTAKLIPFYTMDAGVGASAGAFAWIGGASVLGKIWWVLTHPFSVLGQVFGDPGKLKYLLALFGSLAFVPLLSPGPLVVAAPVLALSLLSERPDYYSFANHYTAGLVAPFLAAFAQGLPVAVEMIHSRRARLDRWAGILLLVLLAGHMALAPSPLSVRFWRAGGFSGYWPDARDTRIIRTLEQTIPDDPAVTVITQNSLNWGKVVSRYFSNSFPMAVFEPHRAQNPGAATLRDFRHFVLTGEKPDFPVTQSLAQYVVLDLKRPWYVVDKGCDWDGAACRDQEVAARFRDDLERARQDFDTLVDDDGFLILKRRTP
- a CDS encoding oligosaccharide flippase family protein, whose amino-acid sequence is MKRFLKQNFIILVLMNSGNIFNYLFQLTAGRSMTPDEYGSFNALNSSTVILSAPLGVVPLIMARFTAGFALEGMGRVRGLFGKAVKVSLVAACLALAAGFAFGHLLRDFLHLTDMLPVYILTCMVALSLVAPVPWGMLQGLQRFTGYGLSGASNACMRFVVSLVFLVWLGQGVSGAMFCGLVGMFFQAGLAFLFLKDLYPVAPEPLPDGFHREVGRYALAMVVSSVVTMCLNNLDLVLVRHFCPGEEAGLYATAAILGRIAFYGPSVLLSVLFTEAVTSKASGESGRKSLWMSLGLTVLLGGGFALVCGVASETVVGVLFGAQYTQAGPLLAVISAAMALLAAANVLFVYSQARGDFEFMWVQGTGVALFALLAWLNHATAMDVARMLLYSVSFILVATTAWFLLTSRRKDHPQGGHA
- a CDS encoding D-sedoheptulose-7-phosphate isomerase, coding for MKSAAAGFYHSLCQLTRDITYRAGDAVCGLPDGVAAAAEILHGQTATGRKLMFVGNGASAAISSHMATDFWKTGGMRAVAFNDSSGLTCIGNDYGYAHLFEKPVEMFADPGDVLVAISSSGRSENILRAVSAARSRQCLVLTLSGFDPENPLASLGDGNFHVPVNSYGLVEVLHHSICHCLLDSIVATRRG